A window of the Streptomyces sp. Ag109_O5-10 genome harbors these coding sequences:
- a CDS encoding type II toxin-antitoxin system VapB family antitoxin, whose protein sequence is MARTVIDLDETMVAEAMRIFGTKTKAQAVRLAMEDAVKRHLRQEGFDAMDAGDFDFSEIIESTGPRNADGTLKREGDRAA, encoded by the coding sequence ATGGCGAGGACAGTAATCGACCTCGACGAGACCATGGTCGCCGAGGCCATGCGCATCTTCGGTACCAAGACAAAAGCCCAGGCCGTACGCCTCGCCATGGAGGACGCCGTCAAACGGCACCTGCGACAGGAGGGCTTCGACGCCATGGACGCCGGCGACTTCGACTTCAGCGAGATCATCGAGAGCACCGGCCCTCGGAACGCCGACGGAACCCTTAAGCGCGAAGGTGACCGAGCCGCCTGA
- a CDS encoding PIN domain nuclease, giving the protein MQDRYLIDKSALARWTKPGVREVLKPLHERYLLSVCQPTEFEMIHSARDTAEATRISTWLRAFDYLHSDDHAFTRALEVQRRALNAGFHRALSLPDLLIAATAELNRLTVLHYDGDFDMIASLTGQPTEWVVPPGIADR; this is encoded by the coding sequence ATGCAGGACCGCTACCTGATCGACAAGTCCGCTCTGGCGCGCTGGACAAAACCCGGTGTCAGAGAGGTACTCAAGCCCCTCCACGAGCGCTACCTGCTCTCAGTCTGCCAACCCACCGAATTCGAGATGATCCACTCGGCCCGGGACACCGCCGAGGCAACGCGAATCAGTACCTGGCTGCGCGCCTTCGACTACCTGCACAGTGACGACCATGCTTTCACTCGCGCCTTGGAGGTCCAGCGCCGCGCTCTCAACGCAGGCTTCCACCGGGCACTGTCACTCCCCGACCTTCTCATCGCCGCCACAGCGGAGCTGAACCGGCTGACTGTACTCCACTACGACGGCGACTTCGACATGATCGCTTCCCTCACCGGCCAGCCCACCGAGTGGGTCGTGCCACCAGGCATCGCCGACCGCTGA